The Nitrosomonas communis genome has a segment encoding these proteins:
- a CDS encoding CBS domain-containing protein: protein MQTVSDVMSTDVQVISPDATLQEAAQKMRDGDFGVLPVGDMDNLIGIITDRDIVVRAVAEGMDVDTPIRDAMSKQIVFANQDDSLEDAARLMSDHQIRRLPVVDEDHHLVGIVSLGDFAVESSDLAPVTEALSEISTPT, encoded by the coding sequence ATGCAAACAGTAAGTGACGTGATGAGTACTGATGTGCAAGTAATCAGCCCGGATGCGACTTTACAGGAGGCAGCACAAAAAATGCGAGATGGCGATTTTGGTGTCTTACCTGTCGGTGATATGGATAATTTGATAGGGATCATTACTGATCGAGATATTGTTGTGCGTGCTGTCGCAGAAGGTATGGATGTTGATACTCCGATAAGAGATGCAATGTCTAAACAAATAGTTTTTGCCAACCAGGACGATTCGTTGGAAGATGCCGCTCGGTTAATGAGCGATCATCAGATTCGGCGTTTGCCTGTGGTTGATGAAGATCATCATTTAGTCGGTATTGTTTCACTTGGAGATTTTGCTGTTGAAAGTTCTGATCTTGCGCCTGTAACCGAGGCATTGTCTGAGATATCAACTCCAACTTAA
- a CDS encoding RecQ family ATP-dependent DNA helicase: MSQRSGKRSNLTKTGLKRLLRNRFGLNEFRPGQEEVIQNVLRGIDTLAVMPTGAGKSLCYQLSSLALPGMTVVISPLIALMDDQAKKLESHGVDIAVLNSTKNRLDEMQALNEIAEEKNEIIFLTPERLQTPEVLKHLSNILIDILVIDEAHCISQWGHDFRPAFLEIPYVLKSLGNPPILALTATATEEVAQDICTQLGRPQMKVINASVYRPNLHFSVKQVSKESEKMEELERILQNVKGSIIIYTATVKAAEAVYGHLQQANYPVQIYHGRMRSEQRRQAQEQFMTLSNNIMVATNAFGLGIDKPDVRAVIHYQMPSSVEAYYQEAGRAGRDDQIAKCILLFNHNDRRIQNFFLAGQYITPSDIQQLWQTLVESATSIKTVSELAKYAKKLPSLIVRVVFKALRDEGFVKVERGKYVLLQKKLNDDDVVRIAENYNQRYENDRIKLEQLISYAFNARCRWLNIVEYFGETFNLANCGTCDNCMNPPIAVKESDAVTIPKLQSSLKKSKFELGQKVKVRKYGEGSITAIAGEIVTITFSDGVNRSFLSSSIKSY, from the coding sequence ATGAGTCAACGCTCTGGTAAGCGCTCAAACCTTACTAAAACCGGCCTCAAACGTTTATTACGCAACCGATTCGGATTGAATGAATTCCGACCAGGACAAGAAGAAGTCATTCAAAACGTCCTGCGAGGCATTGATACATTAGCTGTGATGCCTACCGGTGCTGGAAAGTCGCTTTGTTATCAACTTTCGAGCTTGGCTTTGCCGGGAATGACGGTGGTGATCTCTCCTTTAATCGCATTAATGGATGATCAAGCAAAAAAACTTGAAAGTCATGGTGTAGACATTGCAGTACTCAACAGCACAAAAAACCGATTAGATGAAATGCAGGCTCTCAATGAGATTGCTGAAGAAAAAAATGAGATCATTTTTCTAACACCAGAGAGATTGCAAACGCCTGAGGTTTTAAAGCATTTATCAAACATACTTATTGATATCTTGGTAATAGATGAGGCTCATTGCATCTCTCAATGGGGGCATGATTTCCGACCCGCCTTTCTAGAAATTCCATATGTACTTAAATCGCTTGGCAACCCTCCTATTCTTGCTTTAACTGCTACAGCAACAGAAGAGGTTGCTCAGGATATCTGTACTCAGCTTGGCAGACCGCAAATGAAGGTAATCAATGCTAGTGTTTATCGTCCTAACTTACATTTTTCCGTTAAACAAGTAAGTAAAGAATCTGAAAAAATGGAGGAGCTTGAACGAATATTGCAAAATGTCAAGGGTTCCATAATTATTTATACTGCTACAGTGAAAGCTGCCGAGGCTGTGTATGGCCATTTGCAGCAAGCAAACTATCCCGTACAAATTTACCATGGACGGATGCGTTCGGAACAACGGCGTCAAGCTCAAGAGCAATTTATGACGCTATCAAATAATATAATGGTGGCCACGAACGCTTTCGGTTTGGGCATAGATAAACCTGACGTCCGAGCAGTAATACACTATCAAATGCCATCCTCAGTGGAGGCTTATTATCAAGAAGCAGGCCGAGCAGGGCGGGATGATCAAATAGCAAAATGCATTTTACTATTTAACCATAATGATCGACGCATTCAGAATTTCTTTCTTGCAGGCCAGTACATCACTCCCTCAGATATTCAGCAACTATGGCAAACATTGGTTGAATCTGCCACTTCAATTAAAACAGTATCTGAGTTGGCTAAATATGCTAAAAAATTGCCCTCTCTAATAGTACGGGTTGTATTTAAAGCCCTGCGTGATGAAGGGTTTGTAAAGGTTGAGCGTGGTAAATATGTTCTGCTTCAGAAAAAATTAAATGATGATGATGTTGTTCGAATAGCAGAAAATTACAATCAACGATATGAGAATGATCGTATTAAGTTAGAACAATTAATTTCTTATGCTTTTAATGCTCGTTGCCGCTGGCTCAACATAGTGGAATATTTTGGTGAAACATTCAACTTAGCCAATTGCGGTACTTGTGACAACTGTATGAATCCCCCAATTGCTGTAAAAGAAAGTGACGCGGTAACGATTCCTAAACTTCAATCCTCTTTAAAAAAATCAAAATTTGAACTCGGACAAAAAGTGAAGGTGCGCAAATATGGGGAGGGTTCGATAACCGCTATCGCTGGGGAGATTGTTACCATTACCTTTTCGGATGGGGTTAACCGGTCATTCTTGAGTTCATCAATTAAATCGTATTAG
- a CDS encoding Ig-like domain-containing protein — MNLSARFTQYFMRGCLFFALVPSVWLTNIVHAQNTIAPKNIAIYYGMPSLVNGANGNISTAVDVFNDYDAVVFGDSLQFPQYTGAFGQIPYFGCDQNSHFDHDLTQQIIKQLQPPSGKTQVYGYVSIGGENTARQCNGIPVPLTVDEMKARIDAWANMGVVGIFLDEAEYGFGSTRTVQNEIVDYVHSKSLKAFINGYNPDDVFGTDIINEISYTTGYYANTLSSVQMNPQGVAPRLGAMDIYLLEHYQVINGSFVEPQIWIDRSDKAYTYKQKYGTQIATITTQADVFPNQTDCTLLFEENKFDYAWWSTLLYGFDFMAWGEPSGFSSWGTCSNALPFHARPNLGDIGEFISSVIHPLPNAQPPIHYRNTTTGVIEVDTSTHTGRFSPAASPNQAPIANDDNVTTFEGRPIIITALELLKNDSDPDNDGINVATVDTTSSRGGTIFNNGDNIYTYKPAPNILGTDSFNYTIVDDRNMGAKAVVYVNITHPMLTPATYFPETVTVSTGEYQWGTLKSFKKADKDTYDIKSLQTADGRSTDWYATTTIQDWPASMSELSLSYKGQYSRKNVMQSLYLYNYKTANWDLLDKRTVGNTDDVTVSAVINLSPDKYVSSKGEMKVRVRGIHTSRNFECWANSLSWTVR; from the coding sequence ATGAATTTATCAGCAAGATTTACGCAATATTTTATGCGTGGATGCTTGTTCTTTGCTTTGGTGCCATCAGTATGGTTAACTAATATAGTGCATGCTCAGAACACTATAGCTCCGAAGAATATTGCTATTTATTACGGCATGCCAAGTTTAGTCAACGGTGCGAATGGCAATATTAGTACCGCTGTAGATGTGTTTAACGATTATGATGCGGTCGTTTTTGGGGATTCACTCCAGTTCCCGCAATACACCGGAGCATTTGGCCAGATACCGTATTTTGGATGCGATCAAAATAGTCATTTCGATCACGACTTAACTCAACAAATTATTAAGCAGCTGCAGCCACCCTCAGGTAAGACGCAGGTATATGGCTATGTATCTATTGGTGGTGAAAATACTGCACGGCAGTGTAACGGCATTCCTGTGCCACTTACTGTTGATGAAATGAAAGCACGTATTGACGCATGGGCTAATATGGGTGTCGTCGGTATCTTTCTGGACGAAGCTGAATATGGTTTTGGCAGTACTCGAACAGTGCAGAACGAAATTGTAGATTATGTTCATAGTAAATCCCTGAAGGCATTCATTAATGGTTATAACCCAGATGATGTGTTTGGCACAGATATCATCAATGAAATATCTTATACGACGGGTTATTACGCAAATACCCTCTCATCAGTTCAAATGAACCCACAAGGTGTAGCGCCACGTCTGGGTGCTATGGATATCTACTTATTGGAGCATTACCAAGTCATAAATGGTAGTTTCGTAGAGCCGCAAATCTGGATAGATAGGTCAGATAAAGCATATACCTATAAGCAGAAATACGGCACCCAGATTGCCACCATTACGACTCAGGCAGATGTTTTCCCTAACCAAACAGATTGCACTCTGTTATTTGAAGAAAATAAATTCGATTATGCATGGTGGTCAACATTGCTATATGGTTTTGATTTCATGGCATGGGGCGAGCCCAGCGGTTTTTCATCATGGGGAACATGCTCAAACGCTTTGCCTTTTCATGCAAGACCCAATCTGGGAGATATTGGAGAGTTTATTTCTTCTGTGATACATCCTTTGCCTAATGCCCAACCTCCTATTCATTATCGTAACACCACTACAGGTGTTATTGAAGTGGATACCAGCACGCATACTGGCAGATTCAGTCCTGCCGCGTCGCCGAACCAAGCACCCATAGCTAATGACGATAATGTGACCACCTTTGAAGGCAGGCCAATTATTATTACCGCTTTGGAGTTACTAAAGAATGATTCTGATCCAGACAATGATGGGATTAACGTTGCTACGGTCGATACCACAAGCTCTCGAGGTGGCACTATTTTCAACAATGGCGACAACATCTATACCTATAAACCGGCTCCTAATATATTAGGTACGGATAGCTTCAACTATACAATTGTTGATGATCGGAATATGGGGGCTAAAGCTGTTGTTTATGTCAACATTACTCACCCTATGCTGACGCCAGCAACTTATTTCCCGGAAACTGTTACGGTTAGCACAGGTGAATACCAGTGGGGAACGCTTAAGAGTTTCAAAAAGGCTGATAAAGATACTTATGATATTAAATCTCTCCAAACTGCTGATGGGAGAAGTACTGACTGGTATGCGACCACAACAATACAAGATTGGCCGGCAAGTATGTCCGAGTTGTCCCTAAGTTATAAGGGGCAATATTCTAGAAAAAACGTTATGCAAAGCTTGTATTTGTATAATTATAAGACCGCCAATTGGGATCTGCTCGATAAGCGCACGGTTGGAAATACAGATGATGTAACTGTATCTGCCGTGATTAATCTGAGTCCAGATAAATATGTTTCATCTAAGGGAGAAATGAAAGTGCGTGTGCGAGGTATCCACACTAGCCGTAATTTTGAATGCTGGGCAAATAGTCTCAGTTGGACCGTTCGTTAA
- a CDS encoding RDD family protein: protein MLVAFILGAVFSRYSANFVEWFYESGASCQLFGLLYLPIAFILDALLYRAIGNTPGKALLGLKVKTLDGKSLSFAQYLNRNFSMWVSGLALGFPLFTLFTLVHQAGRLGEGQQASYDESTGFCVHSKPVDWWRKTAFGFAFVSLFVIIMALNTMEQTGHVEPY, encoded by the coding sequence ATGCTCGTAGCCTTCATCTTGGGAGCTGTATTTAGCCGTTATTCCGCTAATTTTGTTGAGTGGTTTTATGAATCTGGTGCAAGTTGTCAATTATTCGGCTTGCTGTACCTACCAATTGCATTTATTTTAGATGCCTTATTATATCGAGCCATCGGAAATACACCCGGCAAGGCTTTGCTCGGACTGAAAGTAAAAACACTGGATGGTAAATCCTTAAGCTTTGCTCAATACCTCAACCGCAATTTCTCGATGTGGGTAAGCGGACTGGCTCTGGGGTTCCCTTTATTTACTCTATTCACGCTGGTACATCAGGCAGGCAGGCTTGGTGAAGGACAGCAAGCGAGTTATGACGAATCCACGGGATTTTGCGTGCACTCAAAACCTGTGGACTGGTGGCGCAAGACCGCTTTTGGTTTCGCCTTCGTGAGCCTTTTCGTAATTATAATGGCGCTAAACACCATGGAGCAGACCGGCCACGTGGAGCCATATTGA
- a CDS encoding DUF4339 domain-containing protein → MTAWWYADKDEKIGPIGIDELKQLIKSDKIDAKTMLWHEGMDAWRPLDQVEELNELEAVVLPSLPPKADTDTLSYPMANRWLRFFARIFDMCWEHYARSLHLGSCI, encoded by the coding sequence ATGACCGCTTGGTGGTATGCCGATAAAGACGAGAAAATCGGCCCGATTGGAATAGATGAGCTTAAGCAGCTTATCAAGTCCGACAAAATCGATGCTAAAACAATGCTGTGGCACGAAGGGATGGATGCCTGGCGACCTCTGGACCAAGTTGAAGAATTAAATGAGTTAGAGGCTGTAGTCTTGCCATCTTTGCCACCAAAGGCTGATACTGACACGCTGAGTTATCCCATGGCTAATCGCTGGTTACGATTCTTTGCTCGTATTTTTGATATGTGTTGGGAACACTATGCTCGTAGCCTTCATCTTGGGAGCTGTATTTAG
- a CDS encoding transposase: MAYVQRLNRVADVFAPLLALIQQEQETRNAGQVWLTDSFPVILARQGRRFNACVAKQLADSGYCSTKKLYYHGVRVHIIGRRQPGSLPIPEYIGVTGASDHDGKIFNQIRPQLYNNELYGDKAYQRPDAECIRRAQNLTVLTPVKKQKGQHHLEPQDQWLSTAVSRVRQPIEALFAWIEEKTGIECASKVRSYNGLMVHVFGKLAAALFFWNFLRVSS, translated from the coding sequence GTGGCTTATGTTCAGCGTCTGAATCGGGTAGCCGATGTGTTTGCACCCTTATTAGCACTGATTCAGCAAGAACAGGAAACCAGGAATGCCGGGCAGGTTTGGTTGACTGATTCATTTCCGGTCATCCTTGCGAGGCAAGGTCGTCGGTTTAACGCGTGTGTAGCGAAACAGTTGGCGGATTCGGGCTACTGCTCAACCAAGAAGTTGTACTATCATGGTGTGCGGGTCCATATCATAGGGCGCCGCCAACCAGGCTCACTGCCGATCCCTGAGTATATTGGTGTGACTGGCGCCAGCGACCATGATGGCAAAATATTTAATCAGATTCGACCACAATTGTACAACAATGAGCTGTACGGTGATAAAGCTTATCAACGGCCTGACGCTGAATGCATCAGGCGAGCTCAGAATCTGACCGTCTTGACACCGGTTAAAAAACAAAAAGGGCAGCACCATCTGGAACCACAGGATCAATGGTTATCGACAGCAGTTTCTCGCGTGCGGCAACCGATTGAAGCCTTATTTGCCTGGATTGAAGAAAAAACAGGCATTGAATGTGCCAGCAAAGTGCGTTCTTATAACGGGCTTATGGTACATGTATTCGGAAAGCTGGCTGCGGCTCTGTTTTTCTGGAATTTTTTACGAGTCAGCTCTTAA